A stretch of the Panicum virgatum strain AP13 chromosome 9N, P.virgatum_v5, whole genome shotgun sequence genome encodes the following:
- the LOC120692277 gene encoding pentatricopeptide repeat-containing protein At2g22410, mitochondrial-like produces MPPPSCLLALLTAGNPPPLRLLLPLHAHLLVSGLPSSLSPFAPRLVSAFALTELASPRPLLHALSLLASLTSPPDTASPYNAALRALSLCPHPHLLDRHCLPLYRALLRSGSARPDHLTFPFLLKACARLRERFYSGGAVLAHITRLGFNSDVFVVNAAMHYWSVCGSMVNARRLFDESPVRDVVSWNTLIGGYVRRGLPGEALELFWRMVEEGTVRPDEVTMIGAVSGCGQLGDLELGKRLHEFVEFNGVRCTVRLMNALMDMYVKCGSLELATSVFERMDTRTVVSWTTMIVGHARLGTIEDARKLFDEMPERDAFPWNALMAGYVHSKQGKEAIALFHEMQEAKVAPDEITMVNLLSACSQLGALEMGMWAHHYIDRHQLYLSVALATSLVDMYAKCGNIKKAICIFKDVPEKNALTWTAMICGLANHGHADEAIEHFRRMIELGLQPDEITFIGVLSACCHAGLVEEGREFFSLMDSKYHLKRKMKHYSCMIDLLGRAGHLNEAEKLVNTMPMDPDAVVWGALFFACRMHGNITLGEKAAMKLVELDPSDSGIYVLLANMYAEANMRKKADKVRAMMRHLGVKKVPGCSCIELNGVVHEFIVKDKSHVDTNAIYDCLHEITLQIRHTANMIDISATGIM; encoded by the coding sequence ATGCCTCCGCCTTCCTGCCTGTTGGCCCTGCTCACCGCCGGcaacccgccgccgctccgtctTCTCCTTCCGCTCCACGCGCACCTCCTCGTGTCCGGTCTCCCCTCCTCCCTATCCCCCTTCGCTCCCCGCCTCGTATCCGCCTTCGCACTCACCGAACTCGCCTCCCCGCGCCCGCTTCTCCACGCTCTCTCCCTCCTCGCATCCCTCACCTCCCCGCCAGACACCGCGTCCCCCTACAACGCCGCCCTCCGCGCGCTCTCCCTCTGCCCGCACCCGCACCTCCTCGACCGCCACTGCCTCCCGCTCTACCGCGCCCTCCTCCGCTCCGGCTCCGCGCGGCCGGACCACCtcaccttccccttcctcctcaaGGCATGCGCGCGCTTAAGGGAGCGCTTCtacagcggcggcgcggtgcttGCGCACATTACCCGGCTCGGCTTCAACTCGGACGTCTTCGTGGTGAACGCCGCTATGCATTATTGGTCTGTTTGTGGGTCCATGGTGAACGCCCGCAGATTGTTCGATGAAAGTCCCGTGAGGGATGTTGTCTCGTGGAACACGCTCATCGGCGGGTATGTTCGGAGGGGTCTCCCTGGAgaggctctggagttattttggaGGATGGTGGAGGAAGGAACAGTTAGGCCGGATGAGGTCACGATGATTGGAGCCGTATCAGGCTGCGGGCAGCTGGGTGATTTGGAACTTGGGAAGAGGCTGCATGAGTTTGTGGAGTTTAATGGGGTGAGGTGCACTGTGAGGCTGATGAATGCATTGATGGATATGTATGTTAAGTGCGGCAGTTTAGAGCTGGCGACGTCGGTGTTTGAAAGGATGGATACCAGAACTGTAGTTTCTTGGACAACAATGATTGTTGGGCATGCAAGGCTTGGGACGATAGAGGATGCACGGAAGCTGTTTGATGAGATGCCCGAAAGGGATGCATTCCCATGGAATGCTCTGATGGCCGGTTATGTACATAGTAAGCAAGGCAAGGAGGCTATTGCGTTATTTCATGAGATGCAGGAAGCAAAGGTGGCCCCAGATGAGATTACAATGGTCAATCTCCTATCTGCTTGCTCTCAGCTCGGAGCATTAGAAATGGGGATGTGGGCTCACCATTACATCGACAGACATCAGCTTTATCTTAGTGTTGCTCTTGCCACATCTCTAGTTGATATGTATGCAAAATGTGGCAACATCAAGAAAGCTATATGTATTTTCAAAGATGTCCCTGAGAAAAATGCTCTCACTTGGACAGCGATGATCTGTGGTCTGGCAAATCATGGACACGCAGATGAGGCTATAGAGCACTTCCGTAGAATGATAGAGCTTGGATTACAGCCAGATGAGATTACATTCATTGGGGTTCTCTCTGCATGTTGTCATGCTGGTTTGGTTGAAGAAGGTCGGGAATTTTTCTCACTAATGGACTCAAAATATCACCTTAAGAGGAAAATGAAACATTATTCATGCATGATAGATTTGTTAGGCAGAGCAGGGCATTTAAATGAAGCAGAAAAGCTAGTAAACACCATGCCTATGGATCCTGATGCTGTAGTTTGGGGCGCTCTATTTTTTGCTTGTAGGATGCATGGTAATATCACTCTTGGCGAAAAGGCAGCAATGAAATTGGTTGAACTTGATCCAAGTGATAGTGGAATCTATGTGCTGCTGGCTAATATGTATGCGGAGGCAAACATGAGGAAGAAAGCTGACAAAGTGAGGGCTATGATGAGACATTTGGGAGTGAAGAAGGTTCCTGGATGTAGTTGCATTGAGCTGAATGGTGTAGTTCATGAATTTATTGTGAAGGATAAATCACATGTTGACACTAATGCAATTTATGATTGCTTACATGAGATCACGCTACAAATAAGACATACTGCAAACATGATTGACATTTCAGCTACTGGCATCATGTAG